From the Daphnia magna isolate NIES linkage group LG3, ASM2063170v1.1, whole genome shotgun sequence genome, one window contains:
- the LOC116918219 gene encoding inosine-uridine preferring nucleoside hydrolase: protein MAKKMIVDCDAGMDDASALFLAAKAHKVGVLELVAITTTHGNTTLNNVVRNVARTLTAANLNQIPIYRGAHTSLVEPVVMDDPFHGSDGFGDSNHDEEPDLRHLQQEHAVNALVRLVKENPDEITLVALGPLTNLALAMRLDDQFASNLKELYIMGGNVEGIGNITVSAEFNFHCDPEAAYVVLQNIKCPTYIASWELCLHRAKLDWDWRIKSYGAVDSPQCRLMNKIEAQTIARKYFDTYIVCDQLAVAAAIDPRYVTQKSLHYATVELSGNFTRGQMVVDYGKKIVGKTPNVYLIDRVDIELFKKMMLWSLDAPSVDYTPPTE from the exons ATGGCGAAAAAAATGATTGTTGATTGCGATGCTGGCATGGACGACGCCAGTGCTTTATTTTTAGCAGCCAAAGCTCACAAAGTCGGAGTTCTGGAGCTTGTTGCCATAACAACGACACACGGCAACACTACtct AAATAATGTTGTAAGGAATGTAGCAAGGACTCTAACAGCTGCCAACCTGAATCAA ATCCCAATTTATAGGGGCGCGCACACCTCCCTCGTCGAACCAGTTGTTATGGATGACCCCTTTCACGGAAGCGATGGATTCGGCGACAGCAATCACGACGAAGAGCCTGACTTGCGACACCTGCAACAAGAACACGCTGTAAACGCCCTTGTTCGTTTGGTCAAGGAAAATCCAG ATGAGATTACCCTTGTAGCTTTGGGTCCACTAACGAATTTAGCATTAGCAATGCGTCTGGATGATCAGTTTGCATCCAATTTGAAGGAACTCTACATAATGGGTGGCAACGTCGAGG GAATTGGTAACATCACCGTGTCGGCtgaattcaattttcattgtgACCCAGAGGCCGCCTACGTAGTCTTacaaaacattaaatgccCGACTTACATTGCCAGTTGGGAATTATGCCTACACAGGGCCAAACTCGATTGg GATTGGAGGATCAAAAGTTATGGTGCAGTTGACAGTCCGCAATGTCGGCTAATGAACAAGATCGAAGCGCAGACGATAGCTCGAAAATATTTCGACACTTACAT agTCTGTGACCAGTTGGCCGTGGCCGCTGCCATCGACCCCCGGTATGTGACACAGAAATCGCTGCATTACGCCACGGTCGAGTTGAGTGGCAACTTCACACGCGGGCAAATGGTGGTCGACTACGGCAAAAAGATAGTCGGCAAGACGCCCAACGTCTACTTGATAGATCGAGTGGACATCGAACTCTTCAAGAAAATGATGCTGTGGTCCCTGGACGCGCCTAGTGTCGATTACACGCCACCAACCGAGTGA